In Agrobacterium sp. RAC06, a single window of DNA contains:
- a CDS encoding undecaprenyl-diphosphate phosphatase, which produces MEDQSIISALVLGLIEGLTEFVPVSSTAHVLLAGHFLGFESPGNTFAVLIQLGAILAILSVYFAKLLGIALSLPTSAESRRFVGAVLLGFLPAAVIGFLAHDFIKTVLFETPMLICVVLILGGFVLLWIDRLPLKPRYHDVTEYPLSLALKIGFCQCVAMIPGTSRSGATIVGALLLGADKRSAAEFSFFLAMPTMLGAFTLDLYKNRNALTVDDTMIIAIGFVAAFISALFVVRGLLNFVSKRGYAPFAWWRIAVGTAGIIGLLMFG; this is translated from the coding sequence ATGGAAGACCAATCCATTATCAGCGCGCTCGTCCTTGGCCTGATCGAAGGCCTGACCGAGTTCGTGCCGGTATCCTCCACCGCCCATGTCCTGTTGGCCGGCCATTTCCTCGGCTTCGAATCGCCGGGCAACACATTTGCGGTGTTGATCCAGCTTGGCGCGATCCTGGCGATTCTCAGCGTCTACTTCGCCAAGCTACTCGGGATTGCCCTGTCGCTGCCGACCAGCGCCGAGAGCCGTCGCTTCGTTGGTGCGGTTCTCCTCGGCTTCCTGCCTGCTGCCGTGATCGGCTTCCTCGCGCATGACTTCATCAAGACCGTGCTCTTCGAGACGCCGATGCTGATCTGTGTCGTGCTGATCCTTGGCGGCTTCGTCCTGCTCTGGATCGACCGCCTGCCGCTGAAGCCCCGGTATCACGACGTCACCGAATATCCGCTGTCGCTTGCGCTCAAGATCGGCTTTTGCCAGTGCGTCGCGATGATCCCGGGCACATCTCGTTCCGGTGCGACGATCGTCGGCGCGCTGCTGCTCGGTGCTGACAAGCGCTCGGCAGCCGAGTTTTCGTTCTTCCTCGCCATGCCGACCATGCTCGGTGCCTTCACGCTCGATCTCTACAAGAACCGCAACGCGCTGACCGTCGACGACACCATGATCATCGCGATCGGCTTCGTGGCAGCCTTCATCTCGGCGCTCTTTGTCGTCAGGGGGCTTTTGAATTTTGTTTCAAAACGAGGCTATGCGCCCTTTGCCTGGTGGCGGATTGCCGTCGGCACAGCAGGGATCATCGGTCTGCTGATGTTCGGCTGA
- a CDS encoding DUF1330 domain-containing protein, producing MAKGYWIARVDIRDAERYKDYVAAAKPAFETYGAKFLARGGAYTLVEGDGRARNVVIEFPTYQAAVDCYNSPEYQIAAKIRQEVADGEIVVVEGI from the coding sequence ATGGCCAAGGGATACTGGATCGCACGCGTCGATATACGCGATGCGGAGCGCTACAAGGATTATGTCGCCGCCGCGAAGCCGGCCTTCGAGACATATGGCGCCAAATTCCTCGCAAGAGGTGGTGCCTATACCCTGGTTGAGGGCGATGGGCGGGCGCGCAACGTGGTGATCGAGTTCCCCACCTATCAGGCCGCCGTCGATTGCTACAACTCGCCGGAGTACCAGATCGCCGCCAAGATCCGCCAGGAAGTGGCGGACGGGGAAATCGTGGTTGTCGAGGGCATCTGA
- the queG gene encoding tRNA epoxyqueuosine(34) reductase QueG, which yields MDEPQIDPKIRKRQADLTRFLRQEAHAQGFDLCRITLPNAIPEAPARLETFLEAGRHGTMAWMEETRERRADPRVLWSEVRSIVMFGMNYGPDEDPRHLQSQTDKAAISVYARNRDYHDVIKGRLKEVATRFAARAGEDVKVFVDTAPVMEKPLAASAGLGWQGKHTNLVSRDFGSWLFLGSLFTTAELEIDAPERDHCGSCRACLDACPTDAFPAPYQIDARRCISYLTIEHKGLIDRALRPAFGNRIYGCDDCLAACPWNKFAATAREMKLVAREDLKAPDIAFFLTLDDPTFRTYFSGSPVKRIGRDRFVRNVLIAAGNSGSRDLAPACERLLTDGSADVRGMAAWALSRLLPADRFAALQSAHLMTETDEHVRQEWMTES from the coding sequence ATGGACGAGCCGCAGATCGATCCCAAGATCCGGAAGCGGCAGGCAGACCTCACGCGTTTCCTGCGTCAGGAGGCCCATGCCCAAGGCTTCGATCTCTGTCGCATCACGCTACCGAACGCCATTCCCGAAGCGCCGGCAAGGCTCGAGACCTTTCTCGAGGCAGGACGGCACGGCACCATGGCATGGATGGAGGAGACCAGGGAGCGCCGGGCCGATCCACGCGTCCTCTGGTCCGAGGTGCGCTCCATCGTCATGTTCGGCATGAATTATGGCCCGGACGAGGATCCGCGGCACCTGCAGTCGCAGACCGATAAGGCGGCAATCTCCGTCTATGCCCGCAATCGCGACTATCACGACGTGATCAAGGGACGCCTCAAGGAAGTGGCGACGCGGTTTGCGGCGCGTGCGGGCGAAGACGTCAAGGTCTTCGTCGATACCGCGCCCGTCATGGAAAAGCCGCTTGCGGCGTCAGCCGGCCTCGGCTGGCAAGGCAAACACACCAATCTCGTCAGCCGCGACTTTGGCTCCTGGCTCTTCCTCGGCAGCCTATTCACCACGGCGGAGCTTGAGATCGACGCCCCCGAGCGTGACCATTGCGGGTCGTGCCGGGCCTGCCTCGACGCCTGCCCGACGGACGCCTTTCCGGCCCCCTACCAGATCGATGCGCGGCGTTGCATTTCCTATCTGACAATCGAGCACAAGGGTCTGATCGACCGGGCGCTGCGTCCCGCTTTCGGCAACCGCATCTATGGCTGCGACGACTGTCTCGCTGCCTGTCCCTGGAACAAGTTCGCGGCCACCGCCCGCGAGATGAAGCTTGTCGCGCGCGAGGACCTGAAGGCCCCCGACATCGCCTTCTTCCTGACGCTGGACGATCCGACCTTCCGCACCTATTTCAGCGGCTCGCCGGTCAAGCGGATCGGGCGGGACCGCTTTGTGCGCAATGTGCTGATTGCGGCCGGAAATTCCGGCTCTCGCGATCTGGCGCCGGCCTGTGAGAGGCTGCTGACGGACGGCTCGGCTGATGTGCGTGGCATGGCCGCCTGGGCGCTGTCCAGGCTTCTACCGGCGGATCGCTTCGCCGCTCTTCAGAGCGCGCATTTGATGACGGAAACGGACGAGCATGTCCGACAGGAATGGATGACGGAGAGCTGA
- a CDS encoding septal ring lytic transglycosylase RlpA family protein — MIINRRSAFAAATIAALFAFAPSSANAKSSCGGASWYALTSKTASGERMNPTRLTAAHKTLPFGTKLKVTNARSGKSVVVRINDRGPFIRGRVLDLSKAAAQNIGMIRSGHAKVCYEIIG, encoded by the coding sequence TTGATCATCAACCGCCGCTCTGCTTTCGCCGCTGCAACTATTGCTGCACTCTTTGCTTTCGCACCTTCGAGTGCAAACGCAAAGTCGTCATGCGGTGGTGCATCCTGGTATGCGCTGACATCGAAGACGGCTTCCGGCGAACGCATGAACCCGACGAGACTGACGGCGGCCCACAAGACCCTGCCCTTCGGCACCAAGCTGAAAGTCACCAATGCGCGAAGCGGCAAGAGCGTTGTCGTCCGCATCAACGATCGCGGTCCCTTCATCCGCGGTCGCGTGCTCGACCTCTCCAAGGCCGCGGCCCAGAACATCGGCATGATCCGCTCGGGCCATGCCAAGGTCTGCTACGAGATCATCGGCTGA
- a CDS encoding glutathione S-transferase family protein translates to MPTLYHHTMSTASRFIRLVLSEYGFQTDLVEEQTWEKRKEFLAFNPAGTLPVYVDDNMRALCGPTIISEFIDETHGVLKRDRRLFAEDPFQRAEIRRLTEWFLQKMEQDVTKPLVRERVHKLIIPNGLGGGAPDSKVLRTARSNIRHHMKYLTWLSGSRQWLAGDRISYADLSAAAAVSVLDYLGEIDWNEFPVAKEWYQRMKSRPSFRPLLTERVRGITPVSHYADLDF, encoded by the coding sequence ATGCCGACCCTGTATCATCACACGATGTCCACCGCGTCCCGTTTCATACGCCTGGTCCTGTCCGAATACGGCTTCCAGACGGATCTGGTGGAGGAACAGACCTGGGAGAAGCGCAAGGAGTTCCTCGCCTTCAATCCCGCCGGCACGTTGCCCGTCTATGTCGACGACAACATGCGGGCACTGTGCGGCCCGACCATCATTTCCGAGTTCATCGACGAGACGCATGGCGTGTTGAAGCGCGACCGGCGCCTGTTTGCGGAAGACCCGTTCCAGCGGGCCGAGATCCGCCGGCTGACGGAATGGTTCCTGCAGAAGATGGAGCAGGATGTCACCAAGCCACTGGTGCGCGAGCGGGTGCACAAGCTGATCATTCCTAATGGCCTCGGTGGCGGCGCTCCCGATTCCAAGGTTCTGCGTACGGCGCGCTCGAACATTCGCCATCACATGAAATACCTGACCTGGCTTTCCGGTTCGCGCCAGTGGCTCGCAGGAGACCGCATCAGCTACGCCGATCTCTCGGCGGCAGCGGCTGTTTCCGTGCTTGATTATCTCGGCGAGATCGACTGGAACGAATTCCCGGTCGCCAAGGAATGGTATCAGCGCATGAAGTCGCGGCCGTCCTTCCGCCCGTTGCTGACAGAGCGCGTGCGCGGCATCACGCCGGTGTCGCACTACGCCGATCTCGACTTCTGA
- a CDS encoding imelysin family protein: MIRKSVIGASVALLVTSAAIFAGPAVAAPAPKDVLTHYAELAHAKFEDSLSTAKALDAAIDALIAKPSDETLKAAREAWIAARVPYQQTEVYRFGNPIVDDWEGKVNAWPLDEGLIDYVDAGYGTESDGNALYVANVIASPKIKINGEEVDASKITPEFLAETLHEAGEVEANVATGYHAIEFLLWGQDLNGTGPGAGNRSYTDYDTANCSNGNCDRRAAYLKAASTLLLQDLEEMVVAWAPEGEATKAVLADEQKGISAILTGMGSLSYGELAGERMKLGVLLHDPEEEHDCFSDNTHASHLNDAIGIASAYTGEYTRIDGTKMTGPSLSELVAAKDQALDAEMKGKLEKTLAAMNTMAERAETKEAYDQMIGEGNAEGNATVQAAIDGLVDQTQSIQRVIASLELGTIELEGSDSLDSPEAVFQ; the protein is encoded by the coding sequence ATGATCCGGAAATCTGTCATCGGCGCGTCTGTCGCGCTGCTCGTCACATCGGCTGCGATTTTTGCCGGCCCTGCGGTCGCGGCACCCGCGCCCAAGGATGTGCTGACGCACTATGCAGAACTTGCCCACGCGAAGTTCGAAGACTCGTTGTCCACTGCCAAGGCCCTCGATGCCGCTATTGATGCGCTGATCGCAAAGCCCAGCGATGAGACGCTGAAGGCCGCCCGGGAAGCCTGGATTGCCGCACGCGTCCCCTATCAGCAGACCGAGGTCTACCGCTTCGGCAACCCGATCGTCGACGATTGGGAAGGTAAGGTGAATGCCTGGCCGCTGGATGAAGGCCTGATCGACTATGTCGACGCGGGCTACGGCACCGAAAGTGACGGCAATGCGCTTTACGTGGCCAACGTCATCGCCAGCCCTAAGATCAAGATCAACGGCGAAGAGGTCGATGCTTCGAAGATCACGCCGGAGTTTCTCGCCGAGACGCTGCATGAAGCCGGCGAAGTCGAAGCCAATGTCGCAACCGGTTATCACGCCATCGAATTCCTGCTCTGGGGCCAGGATCTGAACGGCACCGGTCCGGGCGCTGGCAACCGTTCCTACACCGATTATGACACGGCCAATTGCAGCAATGGCAATTGCGACCGCCGCGCCGCGTATCTCAAGGCCGCGTCCACGCTGCTGCTGCAGGATCTGGAAGAGATGGTCGTCGCCTGGGCGCCTGAAGGCGAAGCCACGAAGGCCGTTCTCGCCGACGAGCAGAAGGGCATTTCCGCAATCCTCACCGGCATGGGCTCGCTGTCCTACGGCGAGCTCGCCGGCGAGCGCATGAAGCTCGGCGTGCTGCTGCATGATCCCGAAGAGGAGCATGATTGCTTCTCCGACAACACGCATGCCTCGCACCTCAACGACGCGATCGGCATCGCCTCTGCCTATACCGGCGAATACACCCGCATCGACGGGACCAAGATGACCGGTCCGTCGCTGTCGGAACTCGTCGCCGCCAAGGACCAGGCACTCGATGCGGAAATGAAGGGCAAGCTTGAGAAGACGCTGGCTGCCATGAACACGATGGCCGAGCGTGCAGAGACCAAGGAAGCCTATGACCAGATGATTGGCGAAGGCAATGCCGAGGGCAATGCCACAGTGCAGGCTGCCATCGACGGCCTTGTTGATCAGACCCAGTCAATCCAGCGCGTCATTGCGTCGCTGGAACTCGGCACGATCGAGCTTGAAGGTTCCGATAGCCTTGATAGTCCTGAGGCCGTCTTCCAGTAA
- a CDS encoding SDR family oxidoreductase, which yields MRLMIFGAGYSGKAIGKLLGSEGASVAGTTRSAEKGKELEDMGIRPFVFDGTSLSEPLLAELAETTHLVQSIAPGSEGDPLIRLCGQTGIKALMPKLEWITYLSTVGVYGDHHGAWVNEETELKPVSVRSVERVEAEQAWQVVAARDNLPLAILRLSGIYGPGRNTFMNLANGTARRLVKKDQVFNRIRVEDIASATAFLAGPNTGGIFNVTDDMPSPPQDVVTEAARVMAMDAPPEQPFETAELTPMARSFYGENKRVSNGKIKSLGFNFQYPNYMMSLADLLASGTWNQRA from the coding sequence ATGCGCTTGATGATTTTTGGAGCCGGCTATTCGGGTAAGGCAATCGGCAAGCTTCTCGGCAGCGAGGGCGCCTCGGTCGCCGGGACCACACGGAGTGCAGAGAAGGGCAAGGAGCTTGAGGACATGGGAATCCGGCCCTTCGTCTTCGACGGCACGAGCCTGTCGGAGCCCCTTCTTGCCGAACTCGCCGAGACCACGCATCTCGTCCAGTCGATCGCGCCTGGCAGCGAGGGCGACCCGCTGATCCGGCTCTGCGGCCAGACGGGCATCAAGGCCTTGATGCCAAAGCTCGAATGGATCACCTATCTTTCGACCGTCGGCGTTTATGGTGATCATCACGGTGCCTGGGTGAACGAGGAGACGGAGCTGAAGCCGGTCTCTGTGCGCTCAGTGGAGCGCGTGGAGGCCGAGCAGGCGTGGCAGGTGGTCGCGGCACGGGACAACCTGCCTCTCGCGATCCTGCGGCTCTCCGGCATCTATGGTCCTGGCCGCAACACCTTCATGAACCTTGCCAACGGCACGGCGCGCCGCCTCGTGAAGAAAGACCAGGTGTTCAACCGCATCCGGGTCGAGGACATCGCATCCGCCACAGCGTTCCTGGCCGGCCCGAACACAGGCGGGATCTTCAACGTCACCGACGACATGCCCTCCCCGCCGCAGGACGTGGTAACCGAAGCTGCCCGCGTGATGGCGATGGATGCACCACCCGAGCAGCCTTTCGAGACGGCGGAGCTGACCCCCATGGCGCGCTCCTTCTATGGCGAAAACAAGCGGGTTTCAAACGGCAAGATCAAGTCGCTCGGATTCAACTTCCAGTACCCGAATTACATGATGTCGCTGGCCGATCTACTTGCCTCCGGCACATGGAACCAACGGGCCTGA
- a CDS encoding complex I NDUFA9 subunit family protein, producing the protein MTLSNLPPLVTVFGGSGFVGRHVVRALAKRGYRIRVAVRRPDLAGFLQPLGNVGQISFVQANLRYRSSVDAAVQGADHVINCVGILFESGRNGFDAVQEFGARAVAEAARSVGATLTHVSAIGADAKSDSVYAATKGRAEAAVQSILPDATILRPSIVFGPEDGFFNKFAAMARLAPALPLVGGGKTKFQPVYVGDVAEVVARSVDGSIARGKIYELGGRDVATFKQCLEMMLEIVGRKRALVTLPFGIASLIGSIASAVPLITPPLTSDQVKLLKKDNVVSAAAKAEGRTLEGLGIEPVTMAAILPTYLVQYRVHGQYTGTGKAA; encoded by the coding sequence ATGACCTTGTCCAACCTTCCGCCGCTCGTCACCGTTTTCGGGGGCTCGGGCTTCGTCGGACGGCATGTCGTCAGGGCACTCGCCAAGCGCGGCTACCGTATCCGTGTTGCCGTTCGCCGCCCTGATCTCGCAGGCTTCCTGCAGCCGCTCGGCAATGTCGGCCAGATCTCCTTCGTCCAGGCCAACCTGCGTTACCGCTCATCGGTCGATGCCGCTGTCCAGGGCGCCGACCATGTCATCAACTGCGTCGGCATCCTGTTCGAAAGCGGTCGCAACGGCTTCGACGCCGTGCAGGAATTCGGTGCACGCGCGGTTGCTGAAGCCGCCCGTTCGGTCGGCGCGACGCTGACCCACGTTTCGGCGATCGGTGCCGATGCCAAGTCCGACTCCGTCTATGCCGCGACCAAGGGTCGTGCCGAAGCCGCGGTCCAGTCGATCCTGCCCGACGCCACGATCCTGCGTCCGTCGATCGTCTTCGGCCCGGAAGACGGCTTCTTCAACAAGTTTGCCGCCATGGCTCGCCTGGCGCCGGCGCTGCCGCTCGTCGGCGGTGGAAAGACCAAGTTCCAGCCTGTTTATGTCGGTGACGTCGCCGAGGTCGTGGCGCGCTCCGTCGACGGCTCGATCGCCCGTGGCAAGATCTACGAACTCGGGGGCCGTGATGTCGCGACCTTCAAGCAGTGTCTCGAGATGATGCTGGAAATCGTCGGCCGCAAGCGTGCGCTGGTGACCCTGCCCTTCGGCATCGCTTCGCTGATCGGCAGCATCGCCTCTGCAGTGCCGCTGATCACGCCGCCGCTCACCAGCGACCAGGTCAAACTTCTGAAGAAGGACAATGTCGTGTCGGCCGCTGCCAAGGCCGAGGGGCGCACGCTGGAAGGCCTTGGCATCGAGCCGGTGACCATGGCCGCAATCCTGCCGACCTATCTCGTGCAGTACCGCGTGCACGGCCAGTACACAGGGACCGGCAAGGCGGCCTGA
- a CDS encoding RsmB/NOP family class I SAM-dependent RNA methyltransferase, protein MRLGGRLAGAIEVLSDIETRRRPVADALKDWGLSHRFAGSGDRAAIGNIVYDALRMKLSHAWLMDDDSAHALGWAVLLRQWGMSLEALQAELEGDNFAPAALSETQVQAFTSRDLSDAPLHVQGDIPDWVQPSLEEAFGDEWLAEAKALATRPTLDLRVNTLKANRDKVLKALDRSGAKASPIARFGMRVPAGEGPSRLPNVTAELSFQKGWFEVQDEGSQIVADLVTPREGDQVLDFCAGGGGKTLAMAAVMNNKGQVHAYDADRKRLAPIIERLKRAGTHNVQVHDSTKGLASLKERCDQVLVDAPCTGTGTWRRRPDTKWRLTDRNLQERIAQQQEALTEASTFVKPNGSLLYVTCSVLPEENDRQVQAFCEANPTFEIVPVVEEWTHLFGASAPKPRSSDGKTVTLSPASMDTDGFFFCRMRRRPT, encoded by the coding sequence ATGCGCTTGGGCGGCCGTCTTGCCGGTGCGATCGAAGTTTTGAGCGATATCGAGACCCGTCGCCGACCCGTTGCCGATGCCCTCAAGGATTGGGGCCTTTCGCACCGTTTCGCCGGTTCCGGCGATCGTGCTGCCATCGGCAACATCGTCTATGATGCGCTGCGCATGAAGCTTTCCCATGCTTGGCTGATGGATGACGACAGCGCCCACGCTCTCGGCTGGGCCGTTCTCCTGCGGCAATGGGGCATGAGCCTTGAGGCGCTCCAGGCGGAACTCGAAGGCGACAATTTTGCGCCGGCGGCGCTCTCTGAAACCCAGGTGCAGGCCTTTACCTCCCGCGACCTTTCCGACGCCCCGCTGCATGTCCAGGGTGACATTCCCGATTGGGTGCAGCCTTCGTTAGAAGAAGCCTTCGGCGACGAATGGCTGGCCGAAGCCAAGGCACTGGCCACCCGGCCGACGCTCGATCTGCGCGTCAACACGCTGAAAGCCAACCGAGACAAGGTGCTGAAGGCACTCGATCGCTCCGGCGCCAAGGCGTCGCCGATCGCCCGTTTTGGCATGCGCGTGCCGGCCGGCGAAGGCCCGTCACGCCTCCCGAACGTTACGGCGGAACTCAGCTTCCAGAAGGGCTGGTTCGAGGTTCAGGACGAGGGCTCGCAGATCGTCGCCGATCTCGTGACGCCGCGCGAAGGCGATCAGGTTCTCGATTTCTGCGCCGGCGGTGGCGGCAAGACGCTCGCTATGGCGGCTGTCATGAACAACAAGGGCCAGGTGCACGCCTATGACGCCGACCGCAAGCGACTGGCGCCGATCATCGAGCGGCTGAAGCGCGCCGGCACCCACAACGTCCAGGTCCACGACAGCACCAAGGGGCTGGCGAGCCTGAAAGAACGCTGCGACCAGGTGCTGGTCGACGCGCCCTGCACCGGCACTGGCACCTGGCGCCGTCGCCCTGACACCAAGTGGCGGCTCACCGACCGTAACCTGCAGGAGCGCATTGCCCAGCAACAGGAAGCGCTCACCGAGGCTTCGACCTTCGTCAAGCCGAATGGCTCCCTGCTCTATGTCACATGTTCGGTACTGCCTGAAGAAAATGACCGGCAGGTCCAGGCCTTTTGCGAGGCCAATCCGACCTTCGAGATCGTCCCCGTTGTCGAAGAATGGACGCATCTTTTCGGCGCCTCGGCGCCCAAGCCACGCTCGTCAGATGGCAAGACGGTGACGCTCAGCCCCGCCAGCATGGACACCGACGGCTTCTTCTTCTGTCGCATGCGCCGTCGTCCGACCTGA